Genomic DNA from Hordeum vulgare subsp. vulgare chromosome 2H, MorexV3_pseudomolecules_assembly, whole genome shotgun sequence:
ACAACCTTGACCATGTTTTCTGGGTCAGGGCTGTTGCGGGGGTGGACGACCACGGACGAGGTCGCCTGCGGCTGCACCGACGACCCATTTTTCTTGCAGAAGAGCACCACAGCACCCAGTGACAGCAGAGACACCACCCCGATCGCAACCGGAATTGTGGTAGCCAGCAACACAACTTTGCTCTTCTTGTTCCCTTTGTCGGGAGTGGCAGCCCCTTGGCCTTGTGAGCCGAGCGCGCTTGGCGTCGGTGACCGAGGGGCGTCCTTGTCCTTGGGAGCAGAACCACCGGGCGACGACTGCGTGTTGAAGTTGGGATTGCCGGTGAGAATGACATTGACGTCCGGCCTGAATGCCGGCAGCGGCCCATTCAGGTCGTTCATGCCCAGATCGAGCTTCTTTAGCAGCTTGAGGCCGGTGAGGCTGTCCGGGACATGGCCAGTGAGGTGATTGCTGTCGAGCCTGATGTCCGAGAGCGCAGACAGGTCTCCGAGGCTCTTGCTGATGGTGCCATTGAGGCCAGAGGAAGGCAGGTTGAGCACCGACACCTTGCCCTGAGTGCAGGTGACGCCGAGCCAGCCCTTGCAGGGGTCGTTCCCGGACCATGAATCGGTGAGCTTGTGCGGGTAACCAGCGTCGGCGATGAAGTGGAGCAATGCCATGACCTCCGGCGCGCACTTGTCCCCGGGCTTGTCGGCGCAGAAGCCATTGTGGGAGATGGTGATGTTGCCGCCGGCCTTGAGCGCCGGGGCGGGGCCGACGAGGTTGTTGTTGTCGAGCTTGACGTCGTGGAGCAGCGGCAGGGCGGCGAGGCCGGGCGGCACGAGGCCGacgaggttgttgttgttgagatAGAGGTAGGCGAGCTGCTTGCAGTTGGAGATGCCGTCGGGGATGGGGCCGGTGAACTGGTTGCCGTGCAGCCAGGCCTGCTGGAGGTGGGTCATCCCGGCGAGCACGTCGAGCGTGCCGGAGAGCTTGGTCTCGCCGAGCTGGTTGTTGAGCCAGAGCTTCTGGAGGCCGGACCCCGCGAAGCTTTCGGGGATGGGGCCGGAGAGCGAGTTGTAGGAGAGGGAGAGCATCTGCAGCCCGCTCATGCCGCCGAGGAACCCCGGGATCCCGCCGACAAGGCTGCAGTTGACGAGGCGCAGGCTCATGAGCTGCGGCGAGGAGGACGCGAGCGTGGGCGGCACCTCCCAGCCGCCGGACGTCCTGTTGAGCGGGTTGTTGTCGAGGCAGATCTCCTCGAGGCTGTCGAGGCCGTCGAAGAAGTCGGCGGGGAGGGCGTCGAAGGCGTTGTCGTTGAGGTATGCGTGGCGGAGGGCGGCCATGCCGCGGAAGGAGGGGAGCGGGCCGGAGAGGTTGTTGGTCTGGAGGCTGAGGTCCTCGAGCGCGTCGAGGGAGGCGAAGGTGGCCGGGAGGGCGCCGGCGAGGCCGACGCTCTTGAGGTCGAGGTTGTTGACCCGGCCGTCGCGGTCGCAGGAGACGTGCGCCCACCCGCCGCCGCACGGCTCGGCGCCCTTTGGCCAGGCGAGCACCTCCGGGTTTGTCAG
This window encodes:
- the LOC123428463 gene encoding receptor protein kinase TMK1-like, which translates into the protein MDAPPHLLLLLLVAATAAAVVGGSIHPGDLAVLEDLRGTLTNPEVLAWPKGAEPCGGGWAHVSCDRDGRVNNLDLKSVGLAGALPATFASLDALEDLSLQTNNLSGPLPSFRGMAALRHAYLNDNAFDALPADFFDGLDSLEEICLDNNPLNRTSGGWEVPPTLASSSPQLMSLRLVNCSLVGGIPGFLGGMSGLQMLSLSYNSLSGPIPESFAGSGLQKLWLNNQLGETKLSGTLDVLAGMTHLQQAWLHGNQFTGPIPDGISNCKQLAYLYLNNNNLVGLVPPGLAALPLLHDVKLDNNNLVGPAPALKAGGNITISHNGFCADKPGDKCAPEVMALLHFIADAGYPHKLTDSWSGNDPCKGWLGVTCTQGKVSVLNLPSSGLNGTISKSLGDLSALSDIRLDSNHLTGHVPDSLTGLKLLKKLDLGMNDLNGPLPAFRPDVNVILTGNPNFNTQSSPGGSAPKDKDAPRSPTPSALGSQGQGAATPDKGNKKSKVVLLATTIPVAIGVVSLLSLGAVVLFCKKNGSSVQPQATSSVVVHPRNSPDPENMVKVVMTSNDSFGATSSGTSSRDSDIHMTEARSFMVSLQVLRCATKNFAQDNVLGRGGFGVVYKGVLYDGTMIAVKRMESSVISNKALDEFQAEIAILTKVRHRNLVSIMGYASEGNERLLVYEHMSNGALSKHLFHWKQYELEPLSWKKRLNIALDVARGMEYLHTLAQQCYIHRDLKSANILLGDDFRAKVSDFGLLKSAPDGNFSVATRLAGTFGYLAPEYAVTGKITTKADVFSFGVVLMELITGMTAIDERRIDEETRYLASWFCQIRKDEEKFRAAIDPTLELTDEIFESISVIAELAGHCTSREPSQRPDMGHAVTVLVPMVEKWKPSNNEAEDYMGIDLHLPLLQMVKGWQESEASMTDGSIMSLSLEDSKGSIPARPAGFAESFTSADGR